TCCTTTCCTGATTCAACAAGAAATGACATACccattttctgctttcctttttagAGAATCCTGTTCTTTTAAGAGAGTTTGATGTTCATCATAAGCATTCAAAAGCCtgagaaagatggaaaaaaaaaatcctctggaATATATAATAACCAAACCAGTAAACTTTTCTAATTTTACAAGTTATTTCCagttaggaaaagaaaagcatattgCAATGAAGATGCATtaactttttttctaaataaggcAGCAAGCAACCCTGCccccttttctatttcttttgaggAAACCACTGCCCTACACTTTCCTTCTCAGTCCATGTGATTCAAACGGGACTTCAGGTGTACAGTCCTGGCAATTACAGTAACATATACCCTTAATCAATGATTGGTTTAGAGGTAAGCATATGACCCAAACCAGAACATGTAGTTAAGTCCAGGATTTCTACTGGAAAAGTGCCTGTAACCTATATATTACAGTTGGCTAAAAATGATGGGATGTCTGCCAGTCAAAAGCTACCTGTGTTTATCATTTCTAATACACAGGGAGAACCTGCCTAAAAAACGATCACACAGATAAGTGACCTTGATGATGTGTTTTTTGTTCAGTGCAACAACAAGTCTTGACAGTTCTTTAATTTGTATAAGTTTGAGATCTAATTTAACAATGCTTACTGAAGACACCTGCCACCAGTCAGGATGAAGTGCATTTAAACTTTGGCCATGTGATAAGTTCATTCAACACTAAGCACTTTAAATGCACTAATTTCCTTAAGGCCTTTAACAACCTGTGGGTTAGCTGGTAAGAAACTCAATCTTTCTATGAAATAATACAGAAACTGAGGAAAACACAAATTGTAAAAGAGCTAGAATTTAAGTCTATATTTTGTCTAACTTCAATATCAATTCCTCCCAGTGCATTATACTGCTACCTAAATTTCTAAGTGGCTCATTTATTTTTCGTTATCATTCCCTTTTTAATTACAACAGCATAGGACCTAATACTCAGACCCTCCACACTGTACTTTCAAGGGCCTCACTGACACCTTTGTGTTGGACTTCAGACTTGTCTGCATATTACTGCCAAATTAGAGTATGCCATTCACTCTCAGTCAAGACTTAATAGCTTTGAAGCTACTGTCAACTGTACATCCTGTTGCACGTGCTCTGAACTGAGCCTAGCTTTCAGGGAATAGTGAAATCAACAGCACACTTCCACTACTTGAAAACCTTCCGATCAGGCAGACGTTACTTTTATATGAAGCTTCATCTTGCTTTCACCATTTTTACTCATTAGCTTGTCAGAATTCAGTGGTAATAACTAAATGAAGCCTCACTTCCTCTATGATGAAAAATCCATTCTGATCTACTAGACATCACAACCTTCTTAACAATTATATACTACTTCAAATACTCATGGATTTCCTCTGATCTCCACACCATTCAATTAGACTGAAAGCTAAAATTATGTATTCCATTTCTTTCTATACTTTCTTCAGTGCAAAACTAACCAAAGACACTAAATGTGGGGTGATAAGAGCAGACTTTGAAGTAGGTTCTGATCCCAGTTGTACAATGTAGTAGCTAAGCGACCTTGGAAAAACTGCCTCATCTCTCTTTAAGCCTCTGTTCTATTTAAAGGACAACAGTACTTACACCCTCATTAGACTGTTAGGTTATTTTAACATCAGATAATTcacataaaacatttaatatgATGCAAAGTGATATTgcatatacaattacatgagttaCTAGAATGTAACTcatgttctttaaaattttactcaGCCATCAAAAGCAAATACACACATATAAGCAGACACACAAGTGTAATTCTCATTTCATCAACAGCTGTTTCAATGGAAATCACTCTAAATTAGAATAATTAGAGAAGGAACATGTCTAACAAGAACTGGGGTATTTCCTTACTAGAATCAGGTAAAAACAGAATGGCAGAATGCTCTAATAAATACTTCTACTCTTGTTTTTGGCAAATTTAAATCTTAAACTTGTCCTTTTCCCAAATCTGCTAGAATGAACCCTTCCTACCACCCTCAACTTTCAGCTTTGTACAATGCACAAAGATGAGACCAtcatatgatatatatacatatatatatatgacattatatatacacacacacacatatataatatatatacacaatatatataaataagatgAGGATCTGTGAAATGACATCCATCCTTTCTCCAATCTGAGGTAAAAATGGCATTCCTATTCCAGATTAACCCTAAAAGTCTTTCATGCCTATatactaaatgttttgtgtttcAGGGTTCAATACTTGAcccatttcctttttcataggcttgctgcttccttccttctctcatcTACTCATTTAAATTACTAGGCTAAAATTCTGAAAACAGCTTTGAAAGAAAGATAAACCATGCATTCTCCTGTTAAGCACATATAAATCTGCAAAACTGAATTTACCCCCCTATCTACCTGAGGAAAAAGTAACCTCGAAACACTATAAATATAGTAATATGTGAACTTGTACTAATCATCAAATTCCCATCCAAAACTCACACTCGTTTACTATTCAGATAGGTAATATATAATTAAGATCTTACTTATTAACATCTGAACCAAAATCTTCAAGAAATTCCACTTTTCTCTGAGAAAATGTAATTCTCATTTTAATAGGTAATGAACCATGTATAGCTTTGTCAAAACAATTTaggatattttcttcattttgtctgagGTCACCACTATATTCCATTTCAAGTAAATTGAGGTATAACTTTGTGTTCTCCTGTGTAGAAAGCAGTATCAATTAATATTTCTAAGATATTTTGATTAGACTATAGAtatttaaatgacttaatttttatgtCTCAACTTGAaaaattcagtagaaactgtattGTACTAAAATGTAACTCATGTTAACTATTTTCAGCCTACATCTGTACAGGTGAAAAAACTACTTAATCAGCACATTAGTAGACAGTGACATCATCCTAGTATCTCCCACACTATGCAAGGTATTAAATGCCAGTAAGTTAAAACCCTATATCCTATCTTGGGTTTAATGTGGTTTGACCTACCATGACAAATATAAAGTATAACATAAAAAATTCTCAATAGTTCCCAATAATTTAAGCCTTTACAACTATGGATAATCATCTAAAACTGAAGTGAAGCAAACTGTTATAAACCTCTTAAACAGACCCGTCCTTACCtgaaaatctaaaaaaatgacAAGTTTCCAATAAGCTGCTTTTTATCAGTTGATATAAAACAAAGTATTCTAGAAAAGGAGAATGACCTCATGGCTACATTTGCTAAAATTTAGGCAACtaccattctttcatttataaagtaTTCTCCTAGGACCTCTACTTAATAACCAGTAAATGTGCTGTAAAATATCTAAAGGTGGGGATAATAGTGCCTTAAAGTCTGTGACACTTTAATTCaataatcttaattttttcaacctttaaattcataatttgaaaaatattttaaagaatggcaACATCAGTTTAGAGGGACTGTTGTcttcatataataataaaatacattacaTTCAGACCAAATCTTTCATCACAGttgccaaaaaaaatttttttttaatgtttttcatggAAGATAGtctaaaaaacacaaatacatactTTGTCTCTTTCAATTGCTTCCAAAAGCACCTTTCTTgattttggaaggtttttttgtattttgaaaagatgTCGGGCTAGTTTGATAGCATAAAATGACGATTCATTATTTGATTTGGCATTCTTAATGGCATCCTGAAGCAAATGTTCGGCTTCTTCCATATTTCCATGCCGTCGTTCTAAACTTACTCTTCTCAAACGAACCATTGCCAATCCCAGAACACATTCTTCAAATGTTCTCAGGATACTCCTGGCTTCATTAATATTACCTAGAAATATGAATCCAATGTTTATGCTTGTGTTTAAAACTATTGAACTAATTTATGCCAGGTATCACCAACAGGCTAAATTCAGCCCTCAGCCTGTTTTTTATTctccaaaaaatggaaaacagccATGTTTATACATTTATGCATTGTTTCTGGCTGCCTTTGGGCCACAATGGCCAAGTTTTTAGGAAAAAGAACACATGACCTGCAAAGCCTACAAtctttactatctggccctttatagaaaaagtttactGTCCTCTCTGCTTTACACTATCCCTCAAAACTCAATTCCTGTAATTTATCCTGATGTAAATTAAAGTCCCAAAATACCAACTGAATTTCCTGATTCTTACCCTGCTGTTCCTCAAAAGCTGCCCAAAGCATGTGCACCATGGGTTTCTTTGGGAGATGAATAGTGCAAGCTCTGCTGAAGACATGCCTCACTCCTTCAATGCTATGGTTTTCCATGTACTTGGCATACTACATATAGAAACAGAGGAAATAATGAATGATTTACAGTTGAACATGCCATTAAATATGTGACAGAAcgataaaattctatttttaaacccATTCAGCACCTTTATTGAACCACTAGACTAGTTTCTGTAAGGAAGGACGAAGAGAGGCAACGAGGTTGGCATATGCAGCAGTCAAATCTGGTTGCAAGCAGACCATCTCCTAATGCAACAGATATAGTTATATGAACAACATTCAACAGAAGTACAAAATAGGTTAGTCACTAGATCAATGTTTATAATCTGTTCAAGTTTCAGAGCATATAATTTTCTTACCTTAATCCAAAACTCCTCATAGAGGGCGCATGATATGACACATCTTTCAAAGAGAACCACAACTCGTTCATGAGTCccattttcaatttcaaattctaagtattctttccagtttttcaaTTGTGCCTTTTCcaatggtttcacatgaaaataagGTCTTTTAATCTGTAATAGAAGTATGATATGGCAAGGAAAATAAACCAGTACCAACACCAATGTATGCATGACTAGAGTTAACAacacaaattatttaaattataattactgATAGTGAATCAAAAGAACCATTATTTCACGATAAAAACGTTTTAAAGTAAGATCCCTCAAATTACGCTTAACAAATTAAGGAATAGACTTTACTTtccatttattcagtcattttaaCAGAACTAAACAATTTTTTATGTTCagtaaattttattctttattaagtattttaacaTTGAACAACTATAGCACAGTAACAGAAAGATCAGTGCTGCTTGGAGCTAGGAATGGGATGGAGGTTTGACTAAAAAGGGGCCAAGGAACCTTTTGGGTAAACAAAACAGTTCTCTACCCTGATTGCTTTGGTAAttacaatatttatatttgtcaATATATATAACTCATTTACATGTAtttgccatatatattttttattagccATTCACACCAAAAAAACAtctatgattccattcataggaAAAGCCAGAATAGTGATAATctctagaaacagaaagtagattcatGGCACCTTAGGGCTGAGGTACAGAGGAGAGGTGGGGAGTGGGCACGTGAGGGAGTAAATGGGCAGGTGAGGCAGGGGTGACACTAAAGGGTAAGGGGTTTCTTCCTGAAgtggtgaaaatgttctaaaattgactgtaatAATGGTTGCATATCCATCATTCTCTGTGATGAACTATACAGTTTAAATGGGTAAACTATATGgtacatgaattatatctcaataaaactattagaacagAAATAGGAattagaattgtttttaaaaaaccctcATTTTACTGTGCATAATTCTCTGAAGTTGGCTTTGAAAACTGAACTGTAATAAAATGGTTCAGATTGAACATCAAGTAAGTCTAAATTCATTAAGATTCCAAATTGataatggaaaattataaaactgataATGGCAGCAATAAATGGGACAAAGGTCTGAAGTTATTTAAATTGGCAAAAATAAAGTAGCAGTAAAGATACTActcaaaagtgaaagaaaataaattattcctgTCTGTATTTTGAACTCTATTACAGAACAAAAACACTTACACCTTCTTCAAATGTCCATCTTTTGCTAACTTCATGCTCATTATAATTAAACATTTCTTGATGAatttcaatgactctatgtctcatgttttctatttcagtaattagcttagaagaaaaagaaaaaaatttaaatcacacAAGTTATgtactgaaatttttaaatattatggcTTACATTTAAGTATTATCCAGACATACTTTAGTCTTAGAATAGTGGTAGGTTTTAAACTGTATCTATTATGTGCAAGGTGCAATTAACAACACTAAAATTTGTAACAGATTTTTCCAATAAACCACTTTctcatgtgttttcttttttaagataggGCTATTAGATCAAAATGTACGCAAAATATTCCTCCTAAACCATTTCCGGGTATCTCAAATCTATATTTAAACCATATCAGCTAAACTGGAAGCCATTTGCCTTaatcagaaattaattttaatatgagCCACCTGTCATACCACACATGCAGTCAAGGAATATAAAGTCTAGTTTCTCATGCACTGAGGAATTTTGTAGTTCTTCAAGTAAGTCTGGTTACCTTTGCTGGATCAGTTATGTCTTCAATTCCTGATGGTAGATCATCACCAGGAGGACCGTCATCACTACTATGTCCATTTACAGAAGCTAATTCCCTTCGCAGCTGAATAAACTGTTCACCAGTAAGAAGATCTCTAGGCAAGTTATTTTGTACATGTTCTTTAAATCtaaacaaaggcaataaaaatatatgttctaTATATGCAGCTTGACTTTAGATCCCATGATGGATTCCCACTACACATTACTCTTTCAAAGGAACTTCGCAGAAACCAAAACACCAAACACTTTCTCCTCCCTTTCTATAGTAAAAACCTACCACTTGATGAAAGCTTACAGAtccctttatttccttcctgCCTTTGCCATGGAACACAAAAGGCATGGACAGGCATAAATTCACATCCTAGTTCTGTCCATTCTTAGTTATTTGACTTAGGGAAgtttttccattctcttaaatACTGGTTTTTCTCATTGGTAAAACAGAACAATACGCATCTTGCAAAGTTACTGTAAAGTTAATTATAGTAATCCATAATTATAAATGATCACTTGTAAATAATCAAATGTTTTTGTAAGTTCCTTCCTCACTTCCCAATTACTCCTGAATCCATGTGTCTGTGTCAAAACACTCCAATGAAACTGCCCTAAAGTCACCAAGAACCTCTTACATGTAAAATTAAACAGACACTTGATTCATAGTACAGTCTCTATCTTAATAATGTGCTCAGTACTTAAGGCTGTTAAACATACCTCCTTTCACAAGTTCTTTATCCTTGGCTCTGAGTTACCACTTTCTTGGTTTTCCTCCAAGTCCCTGACTGCTCCTTGATCTCTTCTGAGGGTACCCCCTCCTATGTGCCCCTAAATGCCAGTATTCCCAAGGATTCCACTCCACATTTGTTCTCATCTATTTTTATGTACTTCCTGGCCAATCTTATGAACATAGCTTGAAGTAAGCACACTATGACGACTCTCAAAATGAACTCAAGCCTATTTATATACCTTTCTCCTAAATTCTACAGTAGTACATCCAATTGCCAACACCCTGCAATTAGAAATATAGACTAACTTTAAGCAAAGAGCATTTTGAAAAAATGTCACTTCATTTTATACACACtaatttatatatatgcacaaacTGTAATAAAAAACACCAAGTTGAGGAGCTAAAATATTCACACTATCTCAGTTTGGACCCTACATATAACATATCTTAAATTGAGTGTGTCATCTATATCCACAAATCAACACTCTCAGCTTATCTAATCTTCATTAATGGTACTGTCAACTACTAAATTTCCCAATCTCTACTACCTGGCTTATCACTTACATTTCATTGGATACCAGACCCTATTGATTCTACCATTTCAATATGTCTTCATGCCCTCCTCACTTTTCACCTGGATAAACATAAAACTAGTTTTCCAGTCTCACAATGCCTCATACttctattaaaaatgttattaaaaagtaATCACgagaaacaaaatactaaaaattatcaTATTTCCCTGCTGCCAAAATCATGTAACTTTACCCCCCATTCAAGCTAAAATCCAATCTCCTTAAATAAAATCTTCCATATTCCAACCCAGCCTCTGACCCAGACCTAGATTTTCAATCTAATTATTATTAGACGAAGTTGTATATGTATCAATGCTccaattttaaggatttttctcCCAAGTTGCTTATGATTTAGGCTATTAACACCAGaatttttctggatttttaagGCTTTCACCACTGTGTGTAAGTAACATTggaaacaaatttaaattttgcAAAATCAATAGATACAGAGACTTGACCCATTTCACcaacaagagggaaaaaaacagattgccttattaaaaaatacttttaatggGGAAATAACTGTAACAGTATAAAAATTAACAGATTTAATATTCAGGTGAACAGTAAAACTCTAAATTGTCAGGATACAggtaaactgaaataaaattgaaaaataactaCTTACAGagcataaatttaaaataactgctacaatatataaaaaattctttcaaaagcTTACTAAGCAGTAATTTTTCATCAGCCCTTTCTACTACAAAGCTAATTTTTTGGAATGGCTGAGTGTCTAATACAGATAAAGCCCTATTCCTAGGTATTAAGGATAAAAAGAATATGCCTCAAAAACTGACTGACATGCAGAGGATACAAGAGACATAAATTAAAAGCAGTGTTTTCAGCACAAcgataaatgtaaataaaacagtCCTGGACCAAGTGACAAAACAGGTATTTTCCTTTTAGGTGAACTAGAGAAAGTTTCACATAGAAAACACTAAGCTGTATCATCTTGAGGACTATGAATTCACCAGACAAACAGGAAATAGAAAAGGTATTATagtcacaaaagtataaaacaataCTGCCCTTTTGGAAATTATCAGTACTCAGGTATATCTAGATCTTAGGAACTACCAGGGACTGGGTGGAATAAGTTAGATCACGTTACAACCTCATGCTAagattttaaatgacatatttcCTTAGAGATACATAATGTTCAGTGCATACCCAAAATACAAACTTACACAGTAGAAATATTTCTATCATTGAACTTAGAATACCTTTTTAACACATGCTACCTCATCTACACTTTGGAGCAACTTGAGGGCCTAAAACCATTCATAGCTTCTTTGGGCCTTATTCCACAATTTAAATGGTATATCATCCATTACACAGCAAGTGctaaaaaataactttaagtaGGAGTGTgtcaggcaaaagaaaaaaaaacaacacattttGGGATTCTCAAAGCAATTAGCCAgccatgtaaatatatatataaatataagattTACTTACACAAACACAACTTGTGAGTTTGctataataaagagaaaagtgGTTCTCAATACATTAAGGGGGAAAGATCAGTTAATGACCAGTAGGTGAAATGCAATCCTCTAAT
This is a stretch of genomic DNA from Manis javanica isolate MJ-LG chromosome 8, MJ_LKY, whole genome shotgun sequence. It encodes these proteins:
- the PRPF39 gene encoding pre-mRNA-processing factor 39 isoform X1 translates to MQNSHMDEYRNSSNGSTDNNGSEVVVGQSPDFSTEIMNVTEMEQSPDGSPNVNATIEENEITNAVDLPVIETEANFPPEYEKFWKTIENNPQDFTGWVYLLQYVEQENHLMAARKAFDKFFIHYPYCYGYWKKYADLEKRHDNNKQSDEVYRRGLQAIPLSVDLWIHYINFLKETLEPGDPETNSTIRGSFEHAVLAAGTDFRSDRLWEMYINWENEQGNLREVTAIYDRILGIPTQLYSHHFQRFKEHVQNNLPRDLLTGEQFIQLRRELASVNGHSSDDGPPGDDLPSGIEDITDPAKLITEIENMRHRVIEIHQEMFNYNEHEVSKRWTFEEGIKRPYFHVKPLEKAQLKNWKEYLEFEIENGTHERVVVLFERCVISCALYEEFWIKYAKYMENHSIEGVRHVFSRACTIHLPKKPMVHMLWAAFEEQQGNINEARSILRTFEECVLGLAMVRLRRVSLERRHGNMEEAEHLLQDAIKNAKSNNESSFYAIKLARHLFKIQKNLPKSRKVLLEAIERDKENTKLYLNLLEMEYSGDLRQNEENILNCFDKAIHGSLPIKMRITFSQRKVEFLEDFGSDVNKLLNAYDEHQTLLKEQDSLKRKAENGSEEPEEKKAHTEDTTSSSTQMIDGDLQANQAAYNYSAWYQYNYQNPWNYGQYYPPPPT
- the PRPF39 gene encoding pre-mRNA-processing factor 39 isoform X2 → MQGLLRFEDQDSARGDQNIAMFYPTSTQMVYRRGLQAIPLSVDLWIHYINFLKETLEPGDPETNSTIRGSFEHAVLAAGTDFRSDRLWEMYINWENEQGNLREVTAIYDRILGIPTQLYSHHFQRFKEHVQNNLPRDLLTGEQFIQLRRELASVNGHSSDDGPPGDDLPSGIEDITDPAKLITEIENMRHRVIEIHQEMFNYNEHEVSKRWTFEEGIKRPYFHVKPLEKAQLKNWKEYLEFEIENGTHERVVVLFERCVISCALYEEFWIKYAKYMENHSIEGVRHVFSRACTIHLPKKPMVHMLWAAFEEQQGNINEARSILRTFEECVLGLAMVRLRRVSLERRHGNMEEAEHLLQDAIKNAKSNNESSFYAIKLARHLFKIQKNLPKSRKVLLEAIERDKENTKLYLNLLEMEYSGDLRQNEENILNCFDKAIHGSLPIKMRITFSQRKVEFLEDFGSDVNKLLNAYDEHQTLLKEQDSLKRKAENGSEEPEEKKAHTEDTTSSSTQMIDGDLQANQAAYNYSAWYQYNYQNPWNYGQYYPPPPT